A single region of the Granulicella aggregans genome encodes:
- a CDS encoding Crp/Fnr family transcriptional regulator: MSRLPEGQLATLGRYLVPVDLPLGMRLSEPHQPIEHAYFVLTGLISTDALTSSGESVEVGVIGREGFSGLAGLLGHPQMQHSVQVQGAGHGLRIRLSVLREEFLKGGMLAQLIYDFMYLQTVQMSQSVLCNRLHPVEARLARWLLASADRSESELLMLTQEFLAQMLGSRRSTVTVAAGVLQRQGMIDYKRGKIHIADREKLEGACCECYQIVKSAYEMVLPKE; encoded by the coding sequence TTGTCACGATTGCCTGAAGGCCAGCTTGCCACATTGGGAAGATATCTCGTGCCTGTCGACCTCCCTTTGGGCATGAGGCTGTCCGAGCCGCACCAGCCGATTGAGCATGCTTACTTTGTGCTGACTGGATTGATCTCTACGGACGCGCTGACTTCGTCGGGCGAGTCGGTGGAGGTGGGTGTGATCGGGCGCGAGGGGTTCTCGGGCCTGGCAGGGCTGCTGGGCCACCCGCAGATGCAACATTCGGTTCAGGTGCAGGGAGCGGGGCATGGGCTGCGAATACGGCTTTCGGTGCTGCGCGAGGAGTTTCTGAAGGGCGGCATGCTGGCGCAGCTCATTTACGACTTTATGTACCTGCAGACGGTGCAGATGTCGCAGTCGGTCCTGTGCAACCGGCTGCACCCGGTGGAGGCGCGGCTGGCGCGGTGGCTGCTGGCGTCGGCGGACCGCAGCGAGAGCGAACTGCTGATGCTGACGCAGGAGTTCCTGGCGCAGATGCTGGGCTCAAGACGGTCTACCGTGACGGTGGCGGCGGGCGTGCTGCAGCGGCAGGGGATGATCGACTACAAGCGCGGGAAGATCCATATCGCGGACCGGGAGAAGCTGGAGGGCGCTTGCTGTGAGTGCTACCAGATTGTGAAGTCGGCGTATGAGATGGTTCTGCCGAAAGAGTAG
- the gcvP gene encoding aminomethyl-transferring glycine dehydrogenase, producing the protein MNLTPPTSDQTPLEQDQTSDATNDASANDTNTLEAPVAVSIAHDTPQDYTDAFARRHIGPSAADAAAMLKAIGVSSIDELIAQTVPDTILAPGELTFGPALTEPETLAYMRSVAAKNKVLKSLIGQGYYGTLTPAVIQRNILENPAWYTAYTPYQPEISQGRLEAIINFQTMVADLTGLDIANASLLDEATAAAEAMAMAKRGAKSAAAKSNTFFVDQNCHPQTISLLETRAKPFGWTLVIGDAATDLKPEEVFGAIFQYPGTKGDIVDYRETIAALRATGAVAVMATDPLALTLLASPGDLGADLAIGSTQRFGVPLGYGGPHAAFLATKDEFKRNLPGRLVGVSIDARGSKAYRLALQTREQHIRREKATSNICTAQVLLAVMAGMYAVYHGPEGLKAIANRIHTKTAKLAAGLDALGYKITTKLYFDTITVALPTETEAEAIHARAVEGGINLRRTSAKEIGISLDETSTEATIKSVWEAFCPGKNPIFYSDAAEQSLPKDLLRTSAFLTHPIFNQYHSETEILRYMRRLADRDLALDRAMIPLGSCTMKLNATTEMLPISWPEFSNIHPFVPADQAVGYAEMVADLDKRLCQITGYDAFSFQPNSGAQGEYAGLLAIGAYHASRGESHRKICLIPASAHGTNPASAQMAAMEVVGVLCDDHGNVDVEDLRAKAEKYSATLAAVMVTYPSTHGVFEERIREICEIVHAHGGQVYLDGANLNAQVGLVYPGKFGADVSHLNLHKTFCIPHGGGGPGVGPIGVRAHLAPFLPGHPNLDSTSPVGPVSAAPYGSASILAISWAYILLMGGEGLTAATETAILNANYIATRLDPHFPVLYKNEHGRVAHECILDPRPLKATSGVSVDDLAKRLIDYGFHAPTMSFPVAGTLMVEPTESESKAEIDRFCDAMIEIRKEIRAVEVGQHTITESPLRFAPHTVFDLTDDVWDRVYTRSQGCFPPTSRRHDKYWPPVNRIDNAYGDRNLFCSCPPTAEYAEAISE; encoded by the coding sequence ATGAATCTGACGCCCCCCACTTCCGACCAGACGCCACTCGAACAAGACCAGACCTCCGACGCCACCAACGACGCCTCCGCGAACGACACCAACACCCTCGAAGCACCGGTCGCCGTGTCGATCGCGCACGATACCCCCCAAGATTACACAGACGCCTTCGCCCGCCGCCACATCGGCCCCTCCGCGGCCGACGCCGCCGCCATGCTCAAGGCCATCGGCGTAAGCTCCATCGACGAGCTCATCGCCCAGACTGTTCCCGACACCATCCTTGCCCCCGGCGAGTTGACCTTCGGCCCCGCGCTCACCGAGCCTGAAACTCTCGCCTATATGCGCTCGGTCGCCGCGAAGAACAAAGTCCTCAAATCTTTGATTGGGCAAGGTTATTACGGCACGCTGACACCCGCCGTCATCCAGCGCAACATCCTCGAGAACCCCGCCTGGTACACCGCCTACACGCCCTACCAGCCGGAGATCAGCCAGGGCCGTCTCGAAGCCATCATCAACTTCCAGACCATGGTCGCCGACCTCACCGGCCTAGACATCGCCAACGCCTCGCTCCTCGACGAAGCCACCGCCGCCGCCGAAGCCATGGCCATGGCCAAGCGCGGAGCCAAGTCCGCAGCCGCCAAATCCAACACCTTCTTTGTCGACCAGAACTGCCATCCCCAGACCATCTCCCTCCTCGAGACCCGCGCCAAGCCCTTCGGCTGGACCCTCGTCATCGGCGATGCCGCCACCGACCTGAAGCCCGAAGAAGTATTCGGCGCGATCTTCCAGTACCCCGGCACCAAGGGCGACATCGTCGACTACCGCGAGACCATCGCCGCCCTCCGCGCCACCGGAGCCGTAGCCGTCATGGCCACCGATCCCCTCGCCCTCACCCTCCTCGCCTCGCCCGGCGACCTCGGCGCGGACCTGGCCATCGGAAGCACCCAGCGCTTCGGCGTCCCGCTAGGCTACGGCGGGCCTCATGCTGCGTTCTTAGCAACAAAGGATGAGTTCAAGCGCAACCTGCCCGGTCGCCTTGTCGGCGTCTCCATCGACGCGCGCGGATCGAAGGCCTACCGCCTCGCCCTCCAGACCCGCGAGCAGCACATCCGCCGCGAGAAGGCCACCTCCAACATCTGCACCGCGCAGGTCCTGCTCGCCGTCATGGCCGGAATGTACGCCGTCTATCACGGGCCTGAAGGCCTCAAGGCGATTGCAAACCGCATCCACACCAAGACCGCGAAGCTGGCCGCCGGTCTCGACGCCCTCGGCTACAAGATCACCACCAAGCTCTACTTCGACACCATCACCGTCGCTCTCCCCACCGAGACCGAAGCCGAAGCCATCCACGCCCGCGCCGTGGAAGGCGGCATCAACCTCCGTCGCACGAGTGCAAAAGAGATCGGCATCTCCCTCGACGAGACCTCCACCGAGGCCACCATCAAATCCGTCTGGGAGGCCTTCTGCCCCGGCAAGAATCCCATCTTCTACAGCGACGCAGCCGAGCAGTCGCTCCCCAAAGACCTGCTGCGCACGAGCGCCTTCCTTACCCATCCCATCTTCAACCAGTACCACTCCGAGACCGAGATCCTCCGCTACATGCGCCGCCTCGCCGACCGCGACCTCGCCCTCGACCGAGCCATGATCCCCCTCGGCTCCTGCACCATGAAGCTCAACGCCACCACCGAGATGCTCCCCATCTCCTGGCCGGAGTTTTCGAACATCCACCCGTTCGTCCCCGCCGACCAAGCCGTCGGCTACGCCGAGATGGTCGCCGACCTCGACAAGCGCCTCTGCCAGATCACCGGCTACGACGCCTTCAGCTTCCAGCCGAACTCCGGCGCTCAGGGCGAGTACGCAGGCCTCCTCGCCATCGGCGCGTACCATGCCAGCCGTGGCGAATCACACCGCAAGATCTGCCTCATCCCCGCCTCCGCCCACGGGACAAACCCAGCCTCCGCGCAGATGGCCGCGATGGAAGTCGTCGGCGTCCTCTGCGACGACCACGGCAACGTCGACGTCGAAGACCTCCGCGCCAAGGCCGAAAAGTATTCCGCCACCCTCGCCGCCGTCATGGTCACCTACCCGTCCACTCACGGCGTCTTCGAAGAACGCATCCGCGAGATCTGCGAGATCGTCCACGCCCATGGCGGCCAGGTCTATCTTGACGGAGCGAACCTCAACGCCCAGGTCGGCCTCGTCTATCCCGGCAAGTTCGGCGCGGATGTCTCGCACCTCAACCTGCACAAGACCTTCTGCATCCCCCACGGCGGCGGCGGCCCCGGCGTAGGCCCCATCGGCGTCCGCGCCCACCTCGCCCCGTTCCTTCCCGGCCACCCGAACCTCGACTCGACCAGTCCTGTAGGCCCAGTCTCCGCAGCGCCCTATGGCTCCGCCTCGATCCTCGCCATCTCCTGGGCGTACATTCTGCTCATGGGCGGCGAGGGCCTCACCGCCGCAACCGAGACAGCCATCCTCAACGCCAACTACATCGCCACCCGCCTCGACCCGCACTTCCCCGTCCTCTACAAGAACGAGCACGGCCGCGTCGCCCACGAGTGCATCCTCGATCCGAGACCGCTGAAGGCTACAAGCGGCGTCAGCGTCGACGACCTCGCCAAGCGCCTCATCGACTACGGCTTCCACGCTCCGACGATGAGCTTCCCGGTCGCGGGAACGCTGATGGTCGAACCAACCGAGTCAGAATCAAAGGCCGAGATCGACCGCTTCTGCGATGCCATGATCGAAATCCGCAAGGAGATCCGCGCCGTCGAAGTGGGTCAGCACACGATCACGGAGAGTCCGCTTCGGTTCGCCCCACACACGGTCTTCGATCTCACCGACGATGTCTGGGACCGCGTCTACACCCGCAGCCAGGGCTGCTTCCCGCCGACCTCACGCCGTCACGACAAGTACTGGCCCCCGGTCAACCGCATCGACAACGCCTACGGCGACCGCAATCTCTTCTGCTCCTGCCCACCCACAGCCGAGTACGCCGAAGCCATCAGCGAATAG
- a CDS encoding coiled-coil domain-containing protein yields the protein MPAEIILQQTPDAAVLLARREQLAAVRSTLAERESDLAQLRAQLTTFEGRYLRQVGILYAELDDLEARIAEREVALYDSEAARRRAEETRRQAQETHDAAFGEAREAEEFDPPPTLKTLFREVAKRIHPDFGRDDAEQKHFTLLMALANQAYKRGDTDTLQRLLDDHREIDALNNGALITGEDEAAELLRITRQIQHAERDIAALDAERYTILSGEIAQLHLDAEAAAREHRDLLTELAASLRDQIADARQRFERIDRQISAHGK from the coding sequence ATGCCAGCCGAGATCATCCTCCAACAAACTCCGGACGCCGCCGTTCTCCTCGCGAGACGCGAACAGCTTGCCGCCGTCCGCTCCACACTTGCAGAGCGCGAATCAGACCTCGCCCAGCTCCGCGCCCAACTCACCACCTTCGAAGGCCGCTACCTCCGCCAGGTCGGCATTCTCTACGCCGAGCTCGACGACCTCGAAGCCCGCATCGCCGAACGCGAAGTCGCCCTCTACGACTCCGAAGCAGCCCGCCGCCGCGCCGAAGAGACCCGCCGCCAGGCGCAGGAGACCCACGACGCCGCATTCGGCGAGGCCCGCGAAGCCGAGGAGTTCGACCCTCCGCCCACCCTCAAGACCCTCTTCCGCGAGGTCGCCAAGCGCATCCATCCCGACTTCGGCCGCGACGACGCCGAGCAGAAGCACTTCACCCTGCTGATGGCCCTCGCCAACCAGGCCTACAAACGCGGCGACACCGACACCCTCCAGCGCCTCCTCGACGACCACCGCGAGATCGATGCCCTCAACAACGGGGCCCTCATCACCGGCGAAGACGAGGCCGCCGAGCTTCTCCGCATCACCCGCCAGATCCAGCACGCGGAGCGCGACATCGCCGCCCTTGACGCCGAGCGCTACACCATCCTCTCCGGCGAGATCGCCCAACTGCACCTCGACGCCGAAGCCGCAGCCCGCGAACATCGCGACCTCCTCACCGAACTCGCCGCCAGCCTCCGCGACCAGATCGCCGACGCCCGCCAGCGCTTCGAGCGCATCGACCGCCAGATCAGCGCCCATGGAAAATAA
- a CDS encoding TonB-dependent receptor — protein MKRFALHSGILSALLLVTHMALGQSATASLRGVVTDATAAVVSGAEVIVISTDTAQRHVGHADSRGEFSFQELFIGDYRVEVSSPGFATWVNSKIHLDVGNQSQISVQLVPASSQETVEVTSAATRLQTNEIAQGAVISDKEITALPLSGRNFSQLGILQPGVRPASASLTVMGGFRRAGQNYEVNGQRPESNTFLIDGMRDVNRLDGGYAFRPPADAIVEFRILTATAPAEFGGTNGGITTIVTRSGTNKLHGTAYDFFRNDALDANNYFAPRKERLRQNQYGITMGGPIVHDHAYFFAYYEGMRNQQDVTHGVVVPTLAERSGDFSADAPILANATRTPYGNDLSGKISPITAKYLAFFPEPNTAENPHLAQTTNGSSYNTDQGGAKADWLLRSVDTLSARYSYSTVELHSPYSELGADVPGFPVGYYTNTHLAGLTETHTFSPKTVMTANVSFFQNHILLDKRFSGYSPQTFGFTYASTRAEATGAPLIMTQGFSNVGDPIINPRDTIQNDYAFSANVAHTQGKHVTSVGGQFRRTQTNGYQANFASGTFSFTVQGVTNNSLANFLLGRPDIFTQAGGDFQRDLRGWELGAYAQDEYRISPRFTLNYGVRYEITTPFKDIHDRLMAFSPGQQSKVQPTAPAGLLFPGDPGVSDTITPTFYKDFAPRVGFAWDPRGNSRTVVRSAYGIFYDELVNGVGMPMRAASASLPSVVVRTLTGNINYVNPLSTVSNPFTPGQFALPASTFTIDQKLLPPYTQDWNLTVDQGIAGQVLSVGYIGAKGTRLPRLVEANPAIYQPGATLANSGRRRLYSGCTLTTGTCKLGTVGLVEGNANSTFHSGQVSLTRRGTPNLNYTLAYTYSKDLDYTSSLHMSGPAPWLVLGELDVPQNDQNLKGEYGRSLFDSRHRFAASVTYAIPFAHNLQGLSRTLLDGWQANALLAVNSSTPFTVYDSANVSLQAPHPGVSGMFGDRPNVVGNPNKGAPHRVDQWVSPSAFQRLDPVANAGQFGNESRNSVNGPGFASLDAAIDKNFSLNESTKLIFRAEAFNVTNHVNFIPPVDDINSPAFGQIIEAQAPRVLQFDLKLQR, from the coding sequence ATGAAGCGCTTTGCCTTGCACTCCGGAATCTTGTCAGCTCTCTTGTTGGTCACCCATATGGCGCTGGGCCAAAGCGCAACGGCCTCACTGAGGGGCGTCGTTACAGACGCGACCGCCGCTGTTGTATCGGGGGCGGAGGTCATCGTTATCTCCACCGACACGGCGCAGAGACATGTTGGGCACGCCGACAGCCGGGGAGAGTTTTCGTTCCAAGAGCTGTTCATTGGCGACTACCGGGTGGAGGTGAGTTCTCCGGGATTTGCCACCTGGGTGAATTCGAAGATCCATCTCGACGTCGGCAATCAATCGCAGATCTCAGTGCAGCTTGTTCCTGCATCTTCACAGGAGACGGTCGAGGTCACCTCGGCAGCGACACGTTTGCAGACCAATGAGATCGCGCAGGGAGCGGTCATCAGCGATAAAGAGATTACAGCGCTTCCCCTAAGTGGCCGCAATTTTTCCCAACTCGGGATTCTTCAGCCGGGAGTGCGGCCGGCATCGGCGAGCCTGACGGTGATGGGCGGCTTCCGTCGTGCCGGGCAGAACTACGAGGTGAACGGCCAGCGTCCGGAGTCGAACACCTTCCTGATCGATGGCATGCGCGACGTCAATCGCCTGGATGGGGGCTATGCCTTTCGTCCGCCAGCAGATGCGATTGTCGAGTTCCGCATCCTTACGGCGACCGCGCCTGCGGAGTTTGGCGGCACGAACGGCGGTATCACTACGATCGTTACGCGGTCGGGAACGAACAAGCTGCACGGAACGGCGTATGACTTCTTTCGCAATGACGCGCTGGATGCGAACAACTACTTCGCTCCGCGCAAGGAACGCCTCAGGCAGAACCAGTATGGAATCACGATGGGCGGGCCCATTGTGCATGACCATGCCTACTTCTTCGCCTACTACGAGGGCATGCGCAACCAGCAAGACGTGACCCACGGCGTGGTGGTGCCCACGCTTGCTGAACGCTCTGGAGATTTCTCGGCGGATGCGCCGATCCTGGCCAATGCCACAAGAACACCGTATGGCAACGATCTCTCGGGTAAGATCAGCCCAATCACAGCGAAGTACCTAGCGTTCTTTCCGGAGCCGAACACGGCGGAGAATCCGCATCTTGCGCAGACGACCAATGGAAGCAGCTACAACACCGACCAGGGCGGCGCAAAGGCTGACTGGCTGCTACGCAGCGTGGACACTTTGAGTGCACGCTACAGCTATTCCACGGTCGAGCTGCACAGCCCCTACTCGGAGTTGGGCGCGGACGTTCCAGGATTTCCGGTTGGTTATTACACGAACACTCACCTTGCCGGCCTTACCGAGACACATACGTTCTCTCCTAAGACTGTGATGACGGCGAATGTCAGCTTCTTCCAGAATCACATCCTTCTGGACAAGCGCTTCTCCGGCTACTCGCCGCAGACGTTCGGGTTCACGTACGCGTCCACTCGCGCTGAGGCAACAGGCGCGCCGCTGATCATGACGCAGGGCTTCTCCAATGTCGGCGACCCGATCATCAACCCGCGCGACACCATTCAGAACGACTACGCCTTCAGCGCGAACGTCGCGCATACGCAGGGCAAGCACGTTACCAGCGTGGGGGGACAGTTTCGCCGCACTCAAACAAACGGTTACCAGGCAAACTTCGCGTCGGGCACATTCTCCTTCACCGTCCAGGGAGTTACGAACAACTCGCTGGCCAACTTCCTGTTGGGCCGGCCGGACATCTTCACCCAGGCGGGCGGAGACTTTCAACGTGATCTGCGCGGCTGGGAGTTGGGCGCGTATGCCCAGGATGAATATCGCATCAGCCCCAGATTCACGTTGAACTATGGCGTGCGGTACGAGATCACGACGCCTTTCAAGGATATCCACGACCGGTTGATGGCGTTCAGCCCAGGTCAGCAGTCGAAGGTGCAACCGACGGCCCCAGCCGGACTCCTCTTCCCTGGCGATCCGGGAGTGTCAGACACGATCACACCCACTTTTTACAAAGACTTCGCGCCGCGAGTGGGTTTCGCGTGGGACCCGCGCGGGAACAGCCGCACCGTCGTCCGTTCCGCGTATGGCATCTTCTACGACGAGCTGGTGAACGGGGTAGGCATGCCGATGCGTGCCGCCAGTGCTTCACTGCCGAGTGTGGTGGTGCGAACGCTTACGGGCAATATCAACTACGTCAATCCGCTCTCGACCGTGAGCAATCCATTCACTCCGGGACAGTTTGCGCTGCCGGCGTCGACGTTCACGATCGATCAGAAGCTGCTGCCGCCGTACACGCAGGACTGGAACCTTACGGTGGACCAGGGCATCGCCGGACAGGTGCTGTCGGTGGGATACATCGGCGCGAAGGGCACGCGTCTGCCCCGGTTGGTGGAGGCGAATCCGGCCATCTATCAACCAGGTGCGACGCTCGCGAACTCTGGACGGCGTCGCCTTTATTCGGGCTGTACGCTCACCACAGGCACCTGCAAGCTGGGCACCGTTGGACTGGTGGAAGGCAACGCGAACTCGACCTTCCACTCAGGACAGGTATCGCTCACGCGGCGTGGCACGCCGAACCTGAACTACACGCTTGCCTACACTTATTCGAAGGACCTCGACTACACCTCGAGCCTGCATATGTCGGGTCCGGCTCCGTGGCTTGTGCTTGGGGAACTCGACGTTCCGCAGAACGACCAGAACCTCAAGGGAGAATATGGGCGGTCGCTGTTTGACTCGCGTCATCGTTTCGCGGCGAGCGTGACCTATGCGATTCCGTTCGCGCACAACCTGCAGGGATTGTCCCGGACGCTGCTTGATGGCTGGCAGGCGAACGCTCTGCTGGCTGTGAACTCGAGCACGCCGTTCACGGTGTATGACTCCGCGAACGTGTCGTTGCAGGCACCGCATCCTGGAGTGTCCGGAATGTTCGGGGACCGTCCTAACGTGGTCGGCAACCCCAACAAGGGAGCGCCGCACAGGGTGGATCAGTGGGTGTCGCCTTCCGCGTTCCAGCGTCTTGATCCGGTGGCCAATGCCGGACAGTTCGGCAATGAGTCGCGCAACAGCGTCAATGGGCCAGGGTTCGCCAGTCTGGATGCTGCGATCGATAAGAACTTTTCACTCAATGAATCGACGAAGCTGATCTTCCGAGCGGAGGCGTTCAACGTGACGAACCACGTCAACTTCATTCCGCCGGTGGACGATATCAACTCACCTGCCTTCGGACAGATCATCGAGGCACAGGCACCACGGGTGTTGCAGTTCGATTTGAAGCTGCAACGGTAG
- a CDS encoding tetratricopeptide repeat protein, with translation MENKTGLQHIPTGTTLSLNSTRSSIIARGRRDAANAASNPHYKQAVADYNARNFTEAAANFRLAAEQGHAESQYLLSTLLDSKEDSSADAGEGVPQDPAEAAFWERKAAEQGHAYAQANLSFRYYAANNFAEAFAWCQRAAYSNLAWAQYNLGLMYRKGEGVEPSNAEAAYWYRLAATQNFPEAQQKLADLYYIGQGVPLSYAQAASWYRKAADQGNAEAQFQLGHLYATGQGVEHDYTQSRHWTRQAALQGHEQAIRELKRREYRDP, from the coding sequence ATGGAAAATAAGACCGGGCTGCAACATATCCCGACCGGGACCACGCTCTCCCTGAACTCCACCCGCTCCAGCATCATCGCGCGCGGCCGCCGCGACGCCGCCAACGCGGCCTCCAACCCGCACTACAAACAGGCCGTCGCCGACTACAACGCCCGCAACTTCACCGAAGCCGCCGCCAACTTCCGCCTCGCCGCCGAACAAGGCCACGCCGAGTCGCAGTATCTCCTCAGCACCCTCCTCGACTCCAAAGAAGACTCCAGTGCCGACGCAGGCGAGGGCGTCCCGCAAGACCCCGCCGAAGCCGCCTTCTGGGAGCGCAAGGCCGCCGAACAGGGCCACGCCTACGCCCAGGCCAACCTCAGCTTCCGCTACTACGCGGCCAACAACTTCGCCGAGGCCTTCGCCTGGTGCCAGCGCGCCGCCTACAGCAACCTCGCCTGGGCGCAGTACAACCTCGGTCTGATGTACCGCAAGGGCGAAGGCGTCGAACCCAGCAACGCCGAAGCCGCCTATTGGTATCGCCTCGCCGCGACCCAGAACTTTCCCGAAGCCCAGCAGAAGCTGGCAGACCTTTACTACATCGGCCAGGGCGTCCCACTCAGCTACGCGCAGGCGGCCTCGTGGTATCGCAAGGCCGCCGACCAGGGCAACGCCGAAGCCCAGTTCCAGCTAGGCCACCTCTACGCCACCGGCCAGGGCGTGGAGCACGACTACACGCAGTCCCGCCACTGGACCCGCCAGGCCGCGCTTCAAGGCCATGAGCAGGCAATTCGGGAACTCAAGCGCCGCGAGTACCGCGACCCATAA
- a CDS encoding proline--tRNA ligase: MQQARKQVVHRWSQLFIPTLREAPTDAEVASHKLLLRGGYIRQLGAGIYSYLPLGQRAINKIIAIVREEMDAIGQEFLLPTIHPKEVWEASGRWTVMGDNMFRLKDRKGAELCLGMTHEEVMTDIARNELRSYKQLPQIWYQIQTKFRDEPRPKSGLLRVRQFLMKDAYSFDIDEAGLDTSYLKHDAAYRRIFDRCGLEYVAVEADSGSMGGSQSQEFMVYTEAGEDLIASSASGYAANLEKAVSVLAPVEDLAPTGDGLPELIHTPGKGAIADICEFLGILPSQDIKCVAFMGTVAAPTADTPLRPVVAFLRGDHQVNETKLCAIAGVAELRPMLPAELEVHIGGPAGYLGPVGIAEVMTQGSLNGLNSGKPIDKLKGVLREDRTPAVANRLIHGTDPSLLKTIVIMDLGLQGRSNLVAGANKLDYHFRNVTPSRDFTVTATADIRNVLEGELDPIGHQPLRLGKAVEIGHIFKLGRKYTQSMGATVLNKDGKEVTPIMGSYGIGIERILTAAIETSAAKFASNPDNKQESYALPAAIAPFEVVVTITNVKESDLLTAGESIASDLAAAGFDVLLDDRDERAGVKFKDAEMIGIPYRINIGKKLTEGKVELVDRLLNQTQDVALTDIVSTLQRTL; encoded by the coding sequence ATGCAGCAGGCTCGAAAGCAAGTCGTCCACCGCTGGTCGCAACTCTTCATTCCCACCCTGCGTGAAGCCCCCACCGACGCCGAAGTTGCCAGCCACAAGCTCCTGTTGCGCGGCGGCTACATTCGCCAGCTCGGAGCCGGAATCTACAGCTATCTCCCGCTCGGCCAGCGCGCCATCAACAAGATCATCGCCATCGTCCGCGAAGAGATGGACGCCATCGGCCAGGAGTTCCTCCTGCCCACCATCCATCCCAAGGAAGTCTGGGAGGCCAGCGGTCGCTGGACCGTCATGGGCGACAACATGTTCCGCCTCAAGGACCGCAAAGGAGCCGAGCTCTGTCTCGGCATGACCCACGAAGAGGTCATGACCGACATCGCCCGCAACGAGCTCCGCAGCTACAAGCAGCTCCCCCAGATCTGGTACCAGATCCAGACCAAGTTCCGTGACGAACCCCGCCCCAAATCCGGCCTCCTCCGCGTGCGCCAGTTCCTCATGAAGGACGCCTACAGCTTCGACATCGACGAAGCCGGTCTCGACACGAGCTACCTCAAGCACGACGCCGCCTACCGCCGCATCTTCGACCGCTGCGGCCTGGAGTACGTGGCAGTGGAGGCCGACTCCGGCTCCATGGGCGGATCGCAGTCGCAGGAGTTCATGGTCTACACCGAGGCTGGCGAAGACCTCATCGCCTCCTCCGCATCCGGCTACGCCGCGAACCTGGAAAAAGCCGTCTCCGTCCTTGCGCCCGTCGAAGACCTCGCCCCCACCGGCGACGGCCTCCCCGAACTTATCCACACCCCCGGCAAGGGCGCGATCGCCGACATCTGCGAGTTCCTCGGCATCCTGCCCTCGCAGGACATCAAGTGCGTTGCCTTCATGGGCACAGTCGCCGCTCCGACCGCAGACACGCCGCTGCGTCCCGTCGTTGCCTTCCTCCGCGGCGACCACCAGGTCAACGAGACCAAGCTCTGCGCCATCGCCGGAGTGGCCGAACTCCGCCCCATGCTCCCCGCCGAACTCGAAGTGCACATCGGCGGCCCCGCCGGATACCTCGGGCCTGTCGGCATCGCCGAAGTGATGACCCAGGGCTCGCTTAACGGCCTCAACTCCGGCAAGCCCATTGACAAGCTCAAAGGAGTGCTCCGTGAGGATCGTACCCCCGCAGTAGCGAATCGATTGATTCACGGCACGGATCCAAGTCTGCTCAAGACCATCGTCATCATGGATCTCGGCCTGCAGGGCCGCAGCAACCTCGTTGCCGGAGCGAACAAGCTCGACTATCACTTCCGCAACGTCACCCCGTCGCGCGACTTCACCGTCACCGCGACCGCCGACATCCGGAACGTCCTCGAAGGCGAGCTCGACCCCATCGGCCACCAGCCCCTGCGCCTCGGCAAGGCCGTCGAGATCGGCCACATCTTCAAACTCGGCCGCAAGTACACCCAGAGCATGGGCGCGACTGTCCTGAACAAGGACGGCAAAGAGGTCACGCCCATCATGGGCTCCTACGGCATCGGCATCGAGCGCATTCTGACCGCTGCCATCGAGACCTCCGCCGCGAAATTTGCGTCTAATCCAGACAACAAGCAGGAAAGCTACGCCCTGCCCGCAGCCATCGCCCCTTTTGAGGTCGTCGTCACCATCACCAACGTCAAAGAGTCCGACCTCCTTACCGCTGGCGAGTCCATCGCCTCCGACCTCGCCGCCGCCGGCTTCGACGTCCTCCTCGACGACCGCGACGAGCGCGCCGGAGTCAAATTCAAAGACGCCGAGATGATCGGCATCCCCTACCGCATCAACATCGGCAAAAAACTAACCGAAGGCAAAGTAGAACTGGTAGACCGCCTGCTAAACCAAACCCAGGACGTAGCCCTGACCGACATCGTCTCCACTCTCCAACGCACCCTCTAA